Proteins encoded within one genomic window of Carassius gibelio isolate Cgi1373 ecotype wild population from Czech Republic chromosome A4, carGib1.2-hapl.c, whole genome shotgun sequence:
- the kmt2e gene encoding inactive histone-lysine N-methyltransferase 2E isoform X3, with protein MSVVVPVGVDTANTSYLDMAAGSEPESVEASSVVVEKSSYPHQIYSSGSHHSHGYIGLPYADHNYGARPPPTPPASPPPSVLIRPGESLFVSGGRPGENLFVPGGQDEASRGTTLSTSEDSSYGADITRCICGFTHDDGYMICCDKCSVWQHIDCMGIDRQHIPETYLCERCQPRTLDREHAILLQTRKRENMSDGDTSATESGDEVPLDLYTAFQHTPTSITLTTARLGNKQADKKRKKSGEKEPSATTRAKKSFREGSRKSSRVKGSAPECEPTDPPSLWENKMKSWMERYEEASSNQYSEEVRILLRVKEARDGKTLAYNTHTAAFKPPVESYVQKNKRILKAVRDLAVDSLIIEYRGKVMLQQQFEANGYFFKRPYPFVLFYSKFDGLEMCVDARSFGNEARFIRRSCTPNAEVRHVIEDGMLHLYIYSLRSIPKGSEITIGFDYDYGSCKYKVDCACVKGNPECPVLKHNLEPTENLGSSTRRRGRKDKEPSRDESGQNQNLTMDCDGPKGKSLNDPKQRKLSPLRLSISNNQDPELIEDLEEKTSVSNEVEMESEEQSAERRRKMGGPAEESHRHDAGASCCRALRNKETREERKMEAILQAFARMEKREKRREQALERIGTKGEVGGRSEIKEEPPSTPEAESPAILQPMIEVVKEEPCLKPAKVSRNKQRKSFSRNRTHIGQQRRRARTVSTCSDLQPSSPGDALEPLTTETQDGETPSAPEADAPPSHDPDTSPPHSSSPAPPCRSGHKYPKTKKHLVSEWIVVDKQERVASRTPEPPPERPLRISSDPEVLATQLNSLPGMACSSHVYSTPKHYVRFSSPFLANRSPSTLGVPTGRRRSREMPETSPTTGSCKKRWLKQALEEEGSTSPGGGRPSLLMPSESPLSPSINGESYSPLPLNGSCSLPELPTPLKKRRLCSLDPCMSETSTPYGSPCATPTRTESTEAPGTPLLLATPPRPRPEEPSTEPSTPLQIPNHPLPQESESSMDSSPDGSRRPSAQDVERPPSLLASPSLKNAGSDTAPLESTKSMGPLSPQPSLAEPQDAAVDEGMEVDVGGSEAASAPETPASSYPPWMKSPDRGGLSFSTVNSNLRDLTPSHTLEMGAYRPDSSSAGPFSEAAPFYSCNEESSSVTLTRSLSGDGTGDGGAAKNSQKKKVSLLEYRKRQREAQRSGSKGECSSPVSTAPPVDVFSVAVEVAPEPPVPVATPTPRTPQHTEEPDTPPQGERDGEGQWTSSTSVEQARERSYHRALLLSDHRKDADSGESEGGDSQVKECPSPKSCKSPSTHAVREPSLNPCSPAPQTVSRPSKEEDGEAQPRGPSQPQALSVQQSSNKTSSSKPAPLTPTKLHCGPSGASQSHYAGPSLMHSPKAQPQGSPYRGQRAFLTAQPQNQPQPQSTSGPATFPQYNPQNAPPPPPPPPPAPPTSASYFPAQPTPAAAPFPTFKPSVASPFPPGSQPLLQTHHALHYQSSAAPPPPPPPPPPPHPQPGPTLLHVSLQSPSMQQHQLLLSSAPPPPPPPPQGQSSQQPTPNSGTLLSIKQGPHPPIPPPPPAPSSTASHPFQNIGGFQTTLLHQSTPANPSVTPSTYQQTVLPPPPPPPPQQTPPTQTPPNPSVSQIAGGNRGPTSSSAPFHSTGYMGTGWH; from the exons ATGAGCGTAGTCGTCCCAGTAGGGGTGGACACGGCCAACACCTCGTACCTGGACATGGCTGCAGGCTCAGA ACCAGAATCTGTGGAGGCGAGCTCTGTGGTAGTTGAGAAGTCCAGCTACCCTCACCAGATTTACAGCAGCGGCTCCCACCACTCCCACGGCTACATCGGTCTGCCTTACGCC GACCACAATTATGGGGCTCGACCCCCACCCACCCCGCCGGCGTCCCCGCCTCCCTCGGTGCTGATCCGGCCGGGCGAGAGCTTGTTTGTGTCCGGGGGCCGGCCAGGCGAGAACTTGTTTGTGCCTGGCGGCCAGGACGAGGCGTCACGCGGCACCACGCTCAGCACCTCAGAAGACAGCAGCTACGGCGCTGACATCACACGCTGCATTTGCGGCTTCACCCATGACGATGGCTACATGATCTGCTGCGACAAGTGCAG TGTGTGGCAGCACATAGACTGCATGGGGATCGACCGGCAGCACATTCCCGAGACCTACCTGTGTGAACGCTGTCAGCCGCGCACCCTGGACCGAGAGCACGCCATCCTGCTGCAAACCAGGAAGAGAGAGAACATGTCTG ATGGGGACACCAGTGCTACAGAAAGCGGAGATGAGGTTCCACTAGACTTGTACACAGCGTTTCAACACACCCCCACCAGCATCACACTCACCACAGCACGTCTCGGGAACAAGCAGGCGGATAAGAAACGAAAGAAGAGTGGAGAAAAGGAGCCCTCGGCTACAACCAGGGCCAAGAAG tcaTTCCGTGAAGGCTCTAGAAAATCGTCTAGAGTAAAG GGCTCAGCTCCCGAGTGTGAGCCGACAGATCCTCCCTCTCTCTGGGAGAATAAGATGAAGTCGTGGATGGAGCGCTATGAGGAAGCCAGCAGTAATCAGTACAGTGAAGAAGTGCGGATACTGCTGAGAGTAAAGGAAGCCAGAGATGGCAAAACGCTGGCCTACAATACACACACCGCAGCCTTCAAACCACCTGTGGAG AGTTACGTACAGAAGAACAAGCGCATTCTTAAGGCTGTCCGGGATTTGGCTGTCGATTCGCTCATCATCGAGTACAGGGGGAAGGTCATGCTACAACAGCAATTTGAGGCCAATGGTTACTTCTTTAAGAG gccGTACCCTTTTGTATTGTTCTACTCGAAGTTTGACGGGTTGGAAATGTGTGTGGACGCACGTAGTTTTGGCAACGAGGCCCGATTCATTCGTCGCTCATGCACCCCCAACGCTGAGGTGCGCCACGTAATCGAGGACGGCATgctgcatttatacatttactcTCTGAGGTCCATCCCCAAGGGCAGTGAAATCACCATCGGCTTTGATTATGACTACGGCAGCTG TAAATATAAGGTGGACTGTGCGTGTGTGAAAGGCAATCCGGAATGCCCCGTGCTCAAGCATAACTTGGAACCCACAGAGAATCTGGGCTCTAGCACACGACGGCGCGGCCGCAAGGACAAAGAACCGTCGCGGGACGAGAGCGGCCAGAACCAGAACCTCACCATGGACTGTGATGGGCCTAAGGGGAAATCACTAAATGACCCCAAACAGAGAAAACTCTCTCCACTCCGGCTCTCCATATCTAACAATCAG GATCCTGAGTTAATAGAGGATCTAGAAGAGAAAACCTCTGTTAGCAATGAAGTAGAGATGGAGTCAGAGGAGCAGAGTGCAGAAAGGAGGAGGAAGATG GGCGGCCCGGCAGAGGAGTCCCATCGTCACGACGCAGGGGCTTCCTGCTGCAGAGCTCTGAGAAACAAGGAG ACACGCGAAGAGAGGAAGATGGAGGCCATTCTGCAGGCATTTGCTCGAATGGAGAAAAGAGAAAAGCGGAGGGAGCAAGCGTTAGAAAGGATCGGCACCAAAGGGGAAGTTGGTGGACGCAGCGAGATTAAGGAAGAGCCTCCTTCTACACCAGAGGCCGAATCTCCTGCCATATTACAG CCCATGATAGAGGTAGTGAAGGAGGAGCCTTGTCTGAAGCCCGCAAAAGTGAGCCGTAACAAACAGAGGAAAAGTTTCTCGCGGAACCGCACACACATAGGACAGCAGAGGCGGCGAGCGCGAACGGTCAGCACCTGCTCTGACTTGCAACCCAGTTCCCCTGGTGATGCTTTAGAGCCCTTAACAACAGAGACTCAAGATGGAGAGACACCCTCGGCCCCTGAGGCTGACGCTCCACCGTCACATGACCCTGACACCAGCCCACCCCACAGCAGCTCACCTGCCCCGCCTTGCCGCAGTGGACACAAGTACCCCAAAACTAAAAAG CACTTAGTGAGCGAGTGGATCGTTGTTGACAAACAGGAACGGGTTGCTTCTCGGACTCCGGAGCCTCCCCCTGAGAGGCCGTTGCGGATCAGTAGTGATCCTGAGGTCCTTGCCACACAGCTGAACTCTTTACCAGGCATGGCCTGCAGTTCACACGTCTACAGCACGCCTAAACACTACGTCCGCTTCTCCTCTCCTTTTCTGGCCAACCGTAGCCCCAGCACACTGGGAGTGCCCACGGGGCGGCGGCGCTCAAGAGAAATGCCCGAAACGTCACCTACCACTGGTTCCTGCAAGAAG CGCTGGCTGAAGCAAGCTTTAGAAGAGGAGGGCTCCACCAGCCCAGGTGGAGGGCGGCCTTCTCTGCTGATGCCTAGTGAGAGCCCTCTCAGCCCCTCTATAAACGGCGAGTCTTACAGCCCTTTACCTCTCAACGGCAGTTGCTCACTTCCAG AGTTGCCTACCCCGTTGAAGAAAAGGCGCTTATGTTCACTCGATCCCTGTATGTCGGAGACTTCCACCCCGTATGGGTCTCCTTGTGCCACCCCAACCCGAACGGAGTCAACAGAAGCACCAGGCACGCCCCTGCTGCTTGCAACGCCTCCTCGACCTCGACCAGAGGAACCCAGTACTGAGCCCTCAACACCCTTGCAGATTCCCAACCACCCTCTGCCACaagag AGTGAGTCGTCTATGGACAGTTCTCCAGATGGTAGCCGACGGCCCAGTGCACAAGAC GTTGAACGACCCCCTTCGCTGTTGGCATCTCCCAGCTTGAAAAATGCTGGCTCTGATACGGCTCCACTGGAATCTACAAAATCTATGGGGCCTCTGAGTCCTCAGCCCTCCCTTGCTGAGCCCCAGGATGCCGCAGTAGACGAAGGCATGGAGGTTGACGTTGGTGGTTCAGAAGCTGCCTCAGCACCCGAGACCCCAGCCTCCTCCTACCCTCCCTGGATGAAGAGTCCAGACCGTGGCGGCCTCTCGTTTTCCACAGTGAACTCTAATCTGAGAGATCTTACCCCTTCTCACACCTTGGAGATGGGGGCATACAGGCCGGATTCAAGCTCCGCTGGCCCCTTCAGTGAGGCGGCGCCCTTCTATTCCTGTAATGAGGAGAGCAGCAGTGTGACCCTTACTCGCTCACTGAGTGGTGATGGCACAGGGGATGGAGGTGCTGCAAAGAACTCGCAGAAGAAAAAG GTGTCTCTCCTGGAGTACAGGAAACGTCAGCGTGAGGCACAGCGAAGTGGCTCCAAGGGAGAGTGTAGCTCCCCTGTTTCCACTGCACCACCAGTAGATGTGTTCTCTGTCGCTGTGGAAGTGGCCCCTGAGCCACCTGTTCCTGTAGCAACACCAACCCCCAGGACTCCTCAGCACACCGAGGAGCCAGACACCCCACCTCAGGGGGAAAGAGATGGAGAAGGGCAGTG GACATCTTCAACGTCAGTAGAGCAGGCCAGGGAGCGAAGCTACCACAGGGCCTTGTTGTTGAGTGACCATCGCAAGGATGCAG ACAGTGGAGAGTCAGAGGGTGGCGACTCCCAGGTGAAGGAATGTCCTTCTCCCAAGAGCTGCAAGAGCCCCTCGACACATGCAGTAAGAGAACCTTCCCTCAAT CCTTGTTCTCCAGCACCCCAGACTGTGTCTCGACCATCCAAAGAGGAAGATGGTGAAGCGCAGCCTCGTGGTCCTTCTCAGCCTCAGGCACTGTCCGTCCAGCAGTCCAGCAACAAGACTTCGAGCTCCAAACCAGCCCCTCTGACACCCACCAAGCTCCACTGTGGGCCATCCGGTGCCTCGCAGAGTCACTACGCTGGACCTTCACTCATGCACTCACCCAAAGCGCAACCCCAAGGGTCACCTTACCGCGGGCAGCGAGCCTTTTTGACAGCTCAGCCGCAGAACCAGCCTCAACCCCAGTCTACGTCTGGCCCGGCTACTTTCCCTCAGTATAACCCCCAAAATGCCCCACCACCACCTCCGCCTCCACCCCCAGCTCCACCCACCTCTGCTTCCTATTTCCCCGCTCAGCCTACCCCTGCTGCTGCGCCGTTTCCTACGTTCAAGCCTAGCGTGGCGTCACCCTTTCCTCCCGGTTCCCAACCTCTTCTACAGACCCATCATGCACTGCATTACCAAAGCAGTGCCGCCCCTCCCCcgccgccgcctccacctcctcctccccACCCACAACCAGGTCCCACCTTGCTCCATGTCAGTCTGCAATCTCCTTCGATGCAGCAGCATCAACTTCTGCTGAGCTCTGCGCCCCCGCCACCCCCTCCACCTCCTCAGGGACAGAGTTCCCAGCAGCCAACACCTAATAGTGGCACTCTTTTGTCAATCAAGCAAGGACCACACCCACCCATTCCGCCCCCTCCCCCTGCTCCCTCTAGTACTGCTTCACACCCGTTCCAGAACATCGGTGGCTTTCAAACCACTCTGCTTCACCAGTCTACACCAGCCAACCCCTCAGTAACCCCTTCCACTTATCAACAAACTgtattaccccctcctccaccacCACCTCCCCAACAAACTCCTCCCACACAGACCCCACCCAATCCGAGCGTCTCACAGATTGCCGGTGGTAACCGAGGACCTACATCTTCGTCCGCCCCCTTTCACAGTACCGGCTACATGGGCACAGGATGGCACTGA
- the kmt2e gene encoding inactive histone-lysine N-methyltransferase 2E isoform X4 yields MSVVVPVGVDTANTSYLDMAAGSEPESVEASSVVVEKSSYPHQIYSSGSHHSHGYIGLPYADHNYGARPPPTPPASPPPSVLIRPGESLFVSGGRPGENLFVPGGQDEASRGTTLSTSEDSSYGADITRCICGFTHDDGYMICCDKCSVWQHIDCMGIDRQHIPETYLCERCQPRTLDREHAILLQTRKRENMSDGDTSATESGDEVPLDLYTAFQHTPTSITLTTARLGNKQADKKRKKSGEKEPSATTRAKKSFREGSRKSSRVKGSAPECEPTDPPSLWENKMKSWMERYEEASSNQYSEEVRILLRVKEARDGKTLAYNTHTAAFKPPVESYVQKNKRILKAVRDLAVDSLIIEYRGKVMLQQQFEANGYFFKRPYPFVLFYSKFDGLEMCVDARSFGNEARFIRRSCTPNAEVRHVIEDGMLHLYIYSLRSIPKGSEITIGFDYDYGSCKYKVDCACVKGNPECPVLKHNLEPTENLGSSTRRRGRKDKEPSRDESGQNQNLTMDCDGPKGKSLNDPKQRKLSPLRLSISNNQDPELIEDLEEKTSVSNEVEMESEEQSAERRRKMGGPAEESHRHDAGASCCRALRNKETREERKMEAILQAFARMEKREKRREQALERIGTKGEVGGRSEIKEEPPSTPEAESPAILQPMIEVVKEEPCLKPAKVSRNKQRKSFSRNRTHIGQQRRRARTVSTCSDLQPSSPGDALEPLTTETQDGETPSAPEADAPPSHDPDTSPPHSSSPAPPCRSGHKYPKTKKHLVSEWIVVDKQERVASRTPEPPPERPLRISSDPEVLATQLNSLPGMACSSHVYSTPKHYVRFSSPFLANRSPSTLGVPTGRRRSREMPETSPTTGSCKKRWLKQALEEEGSTSPGGGRPSLLMPSESPLSPSINGESYSPLPLNGSCSLPELPTPLKKRRLCSLDPCMSETSTPYGSPCATPTRTESTEAPGTPLLLATPPRPRPEEPSTEPSTPLQIPNHPLPQESESSMDSSPDGSRRPSAQDVERPPSLLASPSLKNAGSDTAPLESTKSMGPLSPQPSLAEPQDAAVDEGMEVDVGGSEAASAPETPASSYPPWMKSPDRGGLSFSTVNSNLRDLTPSHTLEMGAYRPDSSSAGPFSEAAPFYSCNEESSSVTLTRSLSGDGTGDGGAAKNSQKKKVSLLEYRKRQREAQRSGSKGECSSPVSTAPPVDVFSVAVEVAPEPPVPVATPTPRTPQHTEEPDTPPQGERDGEGQWTSSTSVEQARERSYHRALLLSDHRKDADSGESEGGDSQVKECPSPKSCKSPSTHAPCSPAPQTVSRPSKEEDGEAQPRGPSQPQALSVQQSSNKTSSSKPAPLTPTKLHCGPSGASQSHYAGPSLMHSPKAQPQGSPYRGQRAFLTAQPQNQPQPQSTSGPATFPQYNPQNAPPPPPPPPPAPPTSASYFPAQPTPAAAPFPTFKPSVASPFPPGSQPLLQTHHALHYQSSAAPPPPPPPPPPPHPQPGPTLLHVSLQSPSMQQHQLLLSSAPPPPPPPPQGQSSQQPTPNSGTLLSIKQGPHPPIPPPPPAPSSTASHPFQNIGGFQTTLLHQSTPANPSVTPSTYQQTVLPPPPPPPPQQTPPTQTPPNPSVSQIAGGNRGPTSSSAPFHSTGYMGTGWH; encoded by the exons ATGAGCGTAGTCGTCCCAGTAGGGGTGGACACGGCCAACACCTCGTACCTGGACATGGCTGCAGGCTCAGA ACCAGAATCTGTGGAGGCGAGCTCTGTGGTAGTTGAGAAGTCCAGCTACCCTCACCAGATTTACAGCAGCGGCTCCCACCACTCCCACGGCTACATCGGTCTGCCTTACGCC GACCACAATTATGGGGCTCGACCCCCACCCACCCCGCCGGCGTCCCCGCCTCCCTCGGTGCTGATCCGGCCGGGCGAGAGCTTGTTTGTGTCCGGGGGCCGGCCAGGCGAGAACTTGTTTGTGCCTGGCGGCCAGGACGAGGCGTCACGCGGCACCACGCTCAGCACCTCAGAAGACAGCAGCTACGGCGCTGACATCACACGCTGCATTTGCGGCTTCACCCATGACGATGGCTACATGATCTGCTGCGACAAGTGCAG TGTGTGGCAGCACATAGACTGCATGGGGATCGACCGGCAGCACATTCCCGAGACCTACCTGTGTGAACGCTGTCAGCCGCGCACCCTGGACCGAGAGCACGCCATCCTGCTGCAAACCAGGAAGAGAGAGAACATGTCTG ATGGGGACACCAGTGCTACAGAAAGCGGAGATGAGGTTCCACTAGACTTGTACACAGCGTTTCAACACACCCCCACCAGCATCACACTCACCACAGCACGTCTCGGGAACAAGCAGGCGGATAAGAAACGAAAGAAGAGTGGAGAAAAGGAGCCCTCGGCTACAACCAGGGCCAAGAAG tcaTTCCGTGAAGGCTCTAGAAAATCGTCTAGAGTAAAG GGCTCAGCTCCCGAGTGTGAGCCGACAGATCCTCCCTCTCTCTGGGAGAATAAGATGAAGTCGTGGATGGAGCGCTATGAGGAAGCCAGCAGTAATCAGTACAGTGAAGAAGTGCGGATACTGCTGAGAGTAAAGGAAGCCAGAGATGGCAAAACGCTGGCCTACAATACACACACCGCAGCCTTCAAACCACCTGTGGAG AGTTACGTACAGAAGAACAAGCGCATTCTTAAGGCTGTCCGGGATTTGGCTGTCGATTCGCTCATCATCGAGTACAGGGGGAAGGTCATGCTACAACAGCAATTTGAGGCCAATGGTTACTTCTTTAAGAG gccGTACCCTTTTGTATTGTTCTACTCGAAGTTTGACGGGTTGGAAATGTGTGTGGACGCACGTAGTTTTGGCAACGAGGCCCGATTCATTCGTCGCTCATGCACCCCCAACGCTGAGGTGCGCCACGTAATCGAGGACGGCATgctgcatttatacatttactcTCTGAGGTCCATCCCCAAGGGCAGTGAAATCACCATCGGCTTTGATTATGACTACGGCAGCTG TAAATATAAGGTGGACTGTGCGTGTGTGAAAGGCAATCCGGAATGCCCCGTGCTCAAGCATAACTTGGAACCCACAGAGAATCTGGGCTCTAGCACACGACGGCGCGGCCGCAAGGACAAAGAACCGTCGCGGGACGAGAGCGGCCAGAACCAGAACCTCACCATGGACTGTGATGGGCCTAAGGGGAAATCACTAAATGACCCCAAACAGAGAAAACTCTCTCCACTCCGGCTCTCCATATCTAACAATCAG GATCCTGAGTTAATAGAGGATCTAGAAGAGAAAACCTCTGTTAGCAATGAAGTAGAGATGGAGTCAGAGGAGCAGAGTGCAGAAAGGAGGAGGAAGATG GGCGGCCCGGCAGAGGAGTCCCATCGTCACGACGCAGGGGCTTCCTGCTGCAGAGCTCTGAGAAACAAGGAG ACACGCGAAGAGAGGAAGATGGAGGCCATTCTGCAGGCATTTGCTCGAATGGAGAAAAGAGAAAAGCGGAGGGAGCAAGCGTTAGAAAGGATCGGCACCAAAGGGGAAGTTGGTGGACGCAGCGAGATTAAGGAAGAGCCTCCTTCTACACCAGAGGCCGAATCTCCTGCCATATTACAG CCCATGATAGAGGTAGTGAAGGAGGAGCCTTGTCTGAAGCCCGCAAAAGTGAGCCGTAACAAACAGAGGAAAAGTTTCTCGCGGAACCGCACACACATAGGACAGCAGAGGCGGCGAGCGCGAACGGTCAGCACCTGCTCTGACTTGCAACCCAGTTCCCCTGGTGATGCTTTAGAGCCCTTAACAACAGAGACTCAAGATGGAGAGACACCCTCGGCCCCTGAGGCTGACGCTCCACCGTCACATGACCCTGACACCAGCCCACCCCACAGCAGCTCACCTGCCCCGCCTTGCCGCAGTGGACACAAGTACCCCAAAACTAAAAAG CACTTAGTGAGCGAGTGGATCGTTGTTGACAAACAGGAACGGGTTGCTTCTCGGACTCCGGAGCCTCCCCCTGAGAGGCCGTTGCGGATCAGTAGTGATCCTGAGGTCCTTGCCACACAGCTGAACTCTTTACCAGGCATGGCCTGCAGTTCACACGTCTACAGCACGCCTAAACACTACGTCCGCTTCTCCTCTCCTTTTCTGGCCAACCGTAGCCCCAGCACACTGGGAGTGCCCACGGGGCGGCGGCGCTCAAGAGAAATGCCCGAAACGTCACCTACCACTGGTTCCTGCAAGAAG CGCTGGCTGAAGCAAGCTTTAGAAGAGGAGGGCTCCACCAGCCCAGGTGGAGGGCGGCCTTCTCTGCTGATGCCTAGTGAGAGCCCTCTCAGCCCCTCTATAAACGGCGAGTCTTACAGCCCTTTACCTCTCAACGGCAGTTGCTCACTTCCAG AGTTGCCTACCCCGTTGAAGAAAAGGCGCTTATGTTCACTCGATCCCTGTATGTCGGAGACTTCCACCCCGTATGGGTCTCCTTGTGCCACCCCAACCCGAACGGAGTCAACAGAAGCACCAGGCACGCCCCTGCTGCTTGCAACGCCTCCTCGACCTCGACCAGAGGAACCCAGTACTGAGCCCTCAACACCCTTGCAGATTCCCAACCACCCTCTGCCACaagag AGTGAGTCGTCTATGGACAGTTCTCCAGATGGTAGCCGACGGCCCAGTGCACAAGAC GTTGAACGACCCCCTTCGCTGTTGGCATCTCCCAGCTTGAAAAATGCTGGCTCTGATACGGCTCCACTGGAATCTACAAAATCTATGGGGCCTCTGAGTCCTCAGCCCTCCCTTGCTGAGCCCCAGGATGCCGCAGTAGACGAAGGCATGGAGGTTGACGTTGGTGGTTCAGAAGCTGCCTCAGCACCCGAGACCCCAGCCTCCTCCTACCCTCCCTGGATGAAGAGTCCAGACCGTGGCGGCCTCTCGTTTTCCACAGTGAACTCTAATCTGAGAGATCTTACCCCTTCTCACACCTTGGAGATGGGGGCATACAGGCCGGATTCAAGCTCCGCTGGCCCCTTCAGTGAGGCGGCGCCCTTCTATTCCTGTAATGAGGAGAGCAGCAGTGTGACCCTTACTCGCTCACTGAGTGGTGATGGCACAGGGGATGGAGGTGCTGCAAAGAACTCGCAGAAGAAAAAG GTGTCTCTCCTGGAGTACAGGAAACGTCAGCGTGAGGCACAGCGAAGTGGCTCCAAGGGAGAGTGTAGCTCCCCTGTTTCCACTGCACCACCAGTAGATGTGTTCTCTGTCGCTGTGGAAGTGGCCCCTGAGCCACCTGTTCCTGTAGCAACACCAACCCCCAGGACTCCTCAGCACACCGAGGAGCCAGACACCCCACCTCAGGGGGAAAGAGATGGAGAAGGGCAGTG GACATCTTCAACGTCAGTAGAGCAGGCCAGGGAGCGAAGCTACCACAGGGCCTTGTTGTTGAGTGACCATCGCAAGGATGCAG ACAGTGGAGAGTCAGAGGGTGGCGACTCCCAGGTGAAGGAATGTCCTTCTCCCAAGAGCTGCAAGAGCCCCTCGACACATGCA CCTTGTTCTCCAGCACCCCAGACTGTGTCTCGACCATCCAAAGAGGAAGATGGTGAAGCGCAGCCTCGTGGTCCTTCTCAGCCTCAGGCACTGTCCGTCCAGCAGTCCAGCAACAAGACTTCGAGCTCCAAACCAGCCCCTCTGACACCCACCAAGCTCCACTGTGGGCCATCCGGTGCCTCGCAGAGTCACTACGCTGGACCTTCACTCATGCACTCACCCAAAGCGCAACCCCAAGGGTCACCTTACCGCGGGCAGCGAGCCTTTTTGACAGCTCAGCCGCAGAACCAGCCTCAACCCCAGTCTACGTCTGGCCCGGCTACTTTCCCTCAGTATAACCCCCAAAATGCCCCACCACCACCTCCGCCTCCACCCCCAGCTCCACCCACCTCTGCTTCCTATTTCCCCGCTCAGCCTACCCCTGCTGCTGCGCCGTTTCCTACGTTCAAGCCTAGCGTGGCGTCACCCTTTCCTCCCGGTTCCCAACCTCTTCTACAGACCCATCATGCACTGCATTACCAAAGCAGTGCCGCCCCTCCCCcgccgccgcctccacctcctcctccccACCCACAACCAGGTCCCACCTTGCTCCATGTCAGTCTGCAATCTCCTTCGATGCAGCAGCATCAACTTCTGCTGAGCTCTGCGCCCCCGCCACCCCCTCCACCTCCTCAGGGACAGAGTTCCCAGCAGCCAACACCTAATAGTGGCACTCTTTTGTCAATCAAGCAAGGACCACACCCACCCATTCCGCCCCCTCCCCCTGCTCCCTCTAGTACTGCTTCACACCCGTTCCAGAACATCGGTGGCTTTCAAACCACTCTGCTTCACCAGTCTACACCAGCCAACCCCTCAGTAACCCCTTCCACTTATCAACAAACTgtattaccccctcctccaccacCACCTCCCCAACAAACTCCTCCCACACAGACCCCACCCAATCCGAGCGTCTCACAGATTGCCGGTGGTAACCGAGGACCTACATCTTCGTCCGCCCCCTTTCACAGTACCGGCTACATGGGCACAGGATGGCACTGA